The Amycolatopsis viridis genome window below encodes:
- a CDS encoding threonine/serine exporter family protein, with protein MNSTQRVRGPVTRRRGWHILEAPVDPGVDKANRRRRSTEPRRRAWHILEAPTGDQPAPDATTELGPALPDEATVNFVLDLVLRIGEVQMASGAGASDVTATILSLTAAFGLPHCEVDVIFTSITVTCHRGTDANPITALRVVRSRSLDYTRLSQTEMLVQQILRGNLSAEESYTELHRITTAPHPYPRWVATLAWGGMAFFITLLLSGTADVAVGALIISALIDRLGRLLNRVALPFFFQQAVGGLVATGLATVAVNTGLVPARFSTLVAAAAITVLLSGLSTVSAVQDAITGYNVTAAGRTMETVLMSAGLITGVALALNIAKALGFAPAEPVLPAQTANSLLVIVPAGAAAAACFALASYSTMRSMLVAAAAGAIGAGVYGALVIVGRFDVITSSAVAAIVVGFSGGVLARRLKVTPLVVAVSGITPLLPGLSTYRGLYELATQSNGNLATLIKAAAIGLALAAGVVLGEYLAQPVRTGLGRLERKLAGPRMAGPLQTSERRLE; from the coding sequence ATGAACAGCACCCAGCGCGTCCGGGGCCCGGTGACCCGCAGGCGCGGCTGGCACATTCTCGAGGCGCCGGTGGATCCGGGCGTCGACAAGGCCAACCGGCGGCGGCGATCGACCGAGCCGCGGCGCCGGGCCTGGCACATCCTGGAAGCGCCGACCGGCGATCAGCCGGCGCCGGACGCGACCACCGAACTCGGTCCCGCCCTGCCCGACGAGGCGACCGTCAACTTCGTGCTCGACCTGGTCCTGCGCATCGGCGAGGTGCAGATGGCCAGCGGGGCGGGCGCGTCGGACGTGACCGCGACGATCCTGTCGTTGACCGCCGCCTTCGGTCTCCCGCACTGCGAGGTGGACGTGATCTTCACGTCCATCACCGTCACCTGCCACCGGGGCACCGACGCGAACCCGATCACCGCTCTGCGGGTGGTCCGGTCGCGCAGCCTCGACTACACCCGTCTGTCGCAGACGGAGATGCTCGTCCAGCAGATCCTGCGCGGCAACCTCAGCGCCGAAGAGTCGTACACCGAGCTGCACCGGATCACCACGGCGCCGCACCCCTACCCGCGCTGGGTCGCCACGCTGGCCTGGGGCGGCATGGCCTTCTTCATCACCCTGCTGCTCAGCGGCACCGCGGACGTCGCGGTCGGCGCGCTGATCATCTCCGCGCTCATCGACCGGCTCGGCCGGCTGCTGAACCGCGTCGCGCTGCCGTTCTTCTTCCAGCAGGCCGTCGGCGGCCTGGTGGCGACGGGGCTGGCGACCGTCGCGGTGAACACCGGTCTCGTCCCGGCGCGCTTCTCCACGCTGGTCGCCGCGGCGGCCATCACCGTGTTGCTGTCCGGTCTGTCCACGGTCTCCGCCGTGCAGGACGCCATCACCGGCTACAACGTCACCGCCGCGGGCCGCACCATGGAAACGGTCCTGATGAGTGCCGGGCTGATCACCGGTGTCGCGCTCGCGCTGAACATCGCCAAGGCCCTCGGGTTCGCCCCGGCGGAACCGGTGCTGCCCGCGCAGACGGCCAACAGCCTGCTGGTCATCGTGCCCGCGGGGGCGGCCGCGGCGGCGTGCTTCGCGCTCGCCAGCTACTCGACGATGCGGTCCATGCTGGTGGCGGCCGCGGCCGGTGCGATCGGTGCCGGCGTGTACGGCGCGCTGGTGATCGTGGGCCGCTTCGACGTCATCACCTCCTCGGCTGTGGCGGCGATCGTGGTGGGCTTCTCCGGCGGTGTGCTCGCCCGCCGGTTGAAGGTGACTCCGCTGGTCGTCGCGGTGTCCGGGATCACCCCGTTGCTGCCCGGTCTGTCCACGTACCGTGGCCTGTATGAACTGGCCACCCAGAGCAACGGCAACCTCGCGACGCTGATCAAAGCGGCCGCGATCGGGCTTGCGCTGGCCGCCGGTGTGGTACTCGGGGAGTACCTCGCGCAGCCGGTCCGCACCGGTCTCGGCCGTCTCGAACGGAAGCTCGCGGGCCCCCGCATGGCGGGTCCGCTGCAGACGAGCGAGCGGCGACTGGAGTAG